The genomic DNA AAATATACATGATTATTACAAATTAACATGAAATTTTCACGGTCTGACCAATTTTGACTCAATTATACACACACAAATTCGGCCAACACTCACAAAGGCTGCTATCCACATTAATCAAGCCTAAAGACATTCAATTAGACTCGATTGGATTCCAATTCCTAAGGCCAATACACTAATTAAGTCAAATTCACTAAAAATGGTCTAATTACTCCTAATTAGACTCTAATTAAGTGAAATTGGACTCAATTGGACCCTAATCCACTTGGCCCGACACATCATTCATACATTCATGATCTCCATACATCAATTGAAGCacaaattgaaagaattgtcCACAATTAAGTCTTATTACACAAGTCGAATGAATACTCAACATAATTAACACCTAATTGAGCCTAATGAACCCCTAATTCAATCAATTAGGACTCGGGTCAATTCAGCATAAAATTTCCAGCATGCGTAAGAGGTCAATTTAGAGCCAGTTAAGACTAATTAGACTTAATCAAGTAATAAATCATTAAATTAGCTCCCCTAAGCCtattttacataaaatttcagattAAAGCCCAATTTCATGCTAATTTCACATAATTAAGCTAATTCGAGCCTAATTACTCATAGCCTTGTTCGTGATTAAGCCAATTACGCATGATTTAAGCCTAATTAGACCAAATCACCACACGACCAGAATACAGTCATGATTAATTAAGCATGATTAAATTATAACCTATTTAGCACATACATCGACTAATTACAACTAATTAGAACTAATATACATAAATTTACTCAATTAACACCAAATCAAGTCCAATTAACATGAATTTAGTCTTTCTCGAGTACAATCAAGATCAATTAGCCAAGTCTAACTCTAATTAAGCAAGATACTACTCAATTAATCCTAAATAAGATCTAATTCACTCAATTTACCAACCTAGTCATCTAATCTATACGTATTTAAGCTAATTAAGCATGTAACAACCAAGACACAAGCTAGAGAGTTTGGCCTCAGTTCTGGATAGAGGTCCAAGACCTCCTCTCACCTTAGTTCGGGCAATGGTTCGGACTCCTGAGCTCGGAAATAGTAGAATCGGGCTCATGCTCTTCAAATTCTACTAAATATCTATGAACTATAGGTGTTATTAGGGATTTTGGAGTTATTTTGGCAAAGTTTCAACATATGAATTGCCAAAAGTCTTCTTAATGCTGAAAATAAACCATTATTTCTATGCACATGGGAGTCAGGGGTCGTTTTGCAAGAAGCAACAATTCAAGGACGAAAAcgcaatttaatttttgcaatttGAGAGCTCTAAACGGGTCCAGCTATCTGAATCTATCCGTTGGGGCAACTGCCTCGCGTGCAATGATACCAATTGCGCGGTGCTATTAGTAATTACGCCTCCGTACATGGACGTGAGAACTAACCGTGCCCTTATCCTAAAATTCCACCTTGATAAGAACTAACTTGAATCGGTTGAACTGAACAGGTTTGGTTGAGCAAAAATTTACATACATgccctcaaactttcaaaaacattacattttcactcttttcagAATTTTAAAGCACATTTAAGTGAAAAACAATTATCAGAAAATATCCTCGGgtttagaaaatattttccaagTAGAGACCATCCCGACATGAATATTTTCGCTACGTGAGAATATCGTTTTTCTCCGTCTCAAATCCTTGCCGTGTTGAATAAAATCAATGAATCAAAGGATTTTAGTCAAAGAAGATTTATCGTGCCTTCTTATATGAAAAATACGAACAATTGAGTTTTAAAACAAGGTCTTTGGAGAGTGACCGTCACATTTCAAAATCTATTTTACATGCGCATTctcaaaaaatgaaatattaccGATTAATtcgtataattttaaaaataggcACTGATAGATAAAATTAAGCACTTAGCACTCGAGAActtatctatttattattgGTAGTTCGTCTTCTTGCAGGCGATCATCAGGTGCTTCGTTGGTTCTCTAATTTGATGTGCTTCCCGAACAACGATCCTTGTCCGGACCGGAGCGAAGTGCTTACAGGcatttttatagaaaattaagCAATAGAGTTATAAGAAACAAAACGgttaatattaagaaaaggATGAACTAAAAAATATTAGAATGAGAAAAGTAACTACAAATGTTCGAGGaccataattaaaatttttcccaataaaaaatttgataaaatgatgaaaatagaaaaagtagGCAAACAAATTGGATGAAAATGGActaagaaaagggaaaatgactgaaatagaaaagaatttAAAGCAATAGGAtgtaaacaagaaaaaaaaaagacgaaaTGTAACCAAATTTAGAGGACGGAATGTATAGTTTTCCcatagaaaaatgaaattaaacttCTTGAAAAAGTTATACAAAAGCATGCTTGTCAGAATATTAAATTCTGAAAAAGGTAAAAAggcattgaaaaaaaaaattgaggttGAGGCACAAGCTGGCATTAGGGGTGCAAACGAGCTGAAACATTCATGAACGGATCGAGCTTGGCTCCATGAAAGCTCAAATTTGACTTGCTCTGATAAATCTCGAGCCTGGCTCGGCTCAAGCTCGCTAGTTAAATGAGCCAAGCCGAGCTCAATGGTATTCGATACGTGAAGTTCACGAGCCTAAACTagctttaaatatatatatatatatatatattcttgtaggttatatataaatatttgtataagttatatatatagatatattatgAGTTATTATGATAGTCCAATTTAAGCCCATGCGAGCTCGAGTTCACGAGCCTATACGAGCTCGAGCTCACAAACCTGGGACGAGTCGAGCTTTGCTAGCGTGGAGAGCCTATATGAGCTAAGCTAACCTTCGCTAAATATAATGAGCAGAGCCCAAGCTCAAAGAGTTAGGCTCGCGCGAGCTCGAGCTTGGGCCCGAACTCGCGAATTAATAAATGAGCTGAGCTCGAGCCTAGTATATTTGGGCTAAGCTCGGCTCATTTACACCCCTAGCTGACATAAATCTCGTAGTAAGCGAAGAAGGGTTTTTCCGCATAACTTACTATATTAAGTTGAATTTAAATTTGTATtatcaaacaaattaaatttaattaattgttcaaaatttaatttatgtgCTAATTTGGTGTTATCAAACCCCACGTAAGATTATTTAGTGTAAATTCCAGACAAGTTCCACGAATTACTAAATATGAACATTATATATGGTCAAATTTTAGGCGTGGTAGTTGAATCAGATTGTGCACTCAGATTCTGACCCCCCCAAATGTAAGATTATCAAACCCCACGTAAGATTATAGTGTAAATTCCAGACAAGTTCCACGAACTACTAAATATGAACATTATATATGGTGAAATTTTAGGCGTGGCAGTTGAATCAGAATGTGCACTCAGATTCTGACCCCCCAGTGGCAGCTGTGTACTAATTGATTCACTTTATATGATCACTTGTCTCAATGGAGAAATAGTTTCCAGCCAATTTAGATCAACTGCACAAGCAGACGGATACACGACCCTCGTTCTTCAACTTTTATGTTTTGATAAATGTACTTTGGCACGAAAGCAACTTCTTTCTTCTCAGCACAGAGTGCAAGGAAACTTTGTTGTACCTTGTAGATATCTATGCTATCAGCATCATATGTCCAACCTTGTAGATGCCTATGCTATTCGCATAAAAGTAACCTTTGGTAGATGTTTTCGTCGATGACATTTTTATGTTGGCCGGCTTGGCTCATGCCTTTATCATTTTAGAGGAATAGCCGCCCAACACACTTCTCTAATGTTCGTACTGCTAAATTATTTTAGCTCACAATTACTAGAAAATCTCACATGATGTTAATTGCTCACaatcatatatgcatgtatttCGATCATAAGAGGcccatgattttttttttaggtaaaaTGGTGAGCAGCAGTGATGACAACATTGCCGTCCTCAACTATGAAATGTTCGAGCTCTCGTGTTTGACCATGAACATACCAGACGAACTGAACAACCAGCGCAAACACTGGCCCTGACCGCGTAGCACCACCAGAGGCCTAGTATAGTTCACAGAATTCGAAGATAAACCCAAATCTAAGCCAAAGAGCCCACCCTAGTGTATGTCCCCGGTGGAattcgaactcgagacctGCGGGTCTCCAAACCATATGGGAGTGAACTTGGAACCATTAGGCTATCACTCATAGAGTTATCCCAATGGCTCTAAGATGGTAAGTTAAGGAAaatctacccaaaaaaaaaaaaagaacaaggcCTTACTTTAACTGGATTTATCGCAGGACCTAATTGGATGATTCTATCTCCCTATGATGATAACTGTGTTCAGCTCTTTGGCTAAGGCCTAAACATATAAGCAGTACCAATGACCATTGATGTATACACCCAAGAGATTACGAGTATAATTTTCATCAGTGTGATTCTTTGTATCATTTCCCTCCTCTTCTCTTAAGCCCATTAGGACCGCAGCCGGCCGCACCTCTGTGCACCGATTAAATCTGATGGTATGACATACATAAATTGTTTTACAGCATTTTCTAGAAAAAGGGACAGCTATGGTAACCAAAAGCTCATTTAGTAATCTTTTCATGATTGtccaatatttttaattttgtcaaaAAAGTTTGTTTCTATCTGCATCAAAATATATTCGCCGTCTGCCTATATAAGCCATTCCGAAATCTCAATCCTTCTCACCTCCATTCCATAATATAGGCATTGCATTAGAAACATAGGTCGAGAACAAACTAAACGGATATGGATACTCGCCTTAATATCATAATCATGTCGGTATTGCTGGTTGTTATGGCTGCTGTGGCCAACTCTCAGACGGTCTGCAACGTGACCGTCGCGGAGCTCCAGTCTTGCCTGCCAGCAGCTAAGCCACCCAACCCACCGCCACCCACGGCGGCATGCTGCTTTTCGCTGAAGCATGCCGACTTTTGCTGCCTCTACTCATACCGAGACTCGCCTTTGCTGCCTTCCCTTGGAGTGGACCCCAAGCTTGCCCTTCGGATCCCTGACAAGTGCCACCTTTCTCATCCTCCTCCTTCCCGCTGCTAATCAATCGATTAGTTGTTCGTGATGATGGGATCATAACAACAGCTAGTAACGTCGACAATAATGATCAATGATGAAGTGTGGTGATGGTTTAATATCTTAATTAATAAAGGTTCTGGTATGACTAGTATTAGGCTCGTTTGGGCTCAGATCAGTTCTAAGTGATTAGGCCCATCATCAGTTAAAGCTCTATTACAATTCTAGTAGTTGGCCTGATAACTTTTAGTTGATCTGATGCCTATGAATAAGCAAGCAATGGTCAATAAAAGTCACTATGAAAGTTCTGTAATTACTCAGTAGTACCGTTCTATAAGATTACTTAgcttgaaattttaattatcaattaGTTGATTTCTTGCATATTTTGCAAGTTTCTTAGCTATAAAGGGACCTAGATAATCCGCTGTGTATCGAACCTAAAACTTCTTGATTACCAGGCACAGCGCGCTCCACTGCGTTACATTCTCTTTGGATTTTTACAAGTTtttaatataacataatttcAGAGAGACTACAAATCTCTTCAGCATATTGGTTTAGACTAATTCCATTGGGGGACTGATTTGGCCATGATCTTGACTACTATAGTACATCTGTTCACAGCTTTTCATATTGAAGGGAGGAAAAAAATAGGGACATAGGACCACAAACTATGATATTGATTTTGGAAAGTATCATTGTTGCTCCAAATAAAGGGACGATGGCATAATTTTTCGTCCTATCTGAGGCCTAAGTTAACATCTAGGAGTactgcccaaaaaaaaaaagggttaaCATCTAAGAGTGAAATTTAAGTCACCTACTCTTGGGAGAGACTACTCTTGGGAGAGAGGGGTGTAATATAATGACTTATTCCCACATTGGGAATGAAAAGATTTCATGTGCCCATCTCTTTAGCTTTCATTTTCCTATATTGGGCTGGTAGTCCTCTCGTATAACCAAAAATAGAAATACGGATCACCATTAGACAGAGACATCCCAGGGCACAACGTGATAATGGGTGTTAAGTGTCAACCATTTGGGAATTTGTCATAAATAAATACTCCTCATTATAATCATCTGATTGATTttgtatcatatatatatatatattattgtaagATAAGCTTATTTAAAACTTTCTTAGAGAAGAAAACTATGGCAAATGAAACAGATTCACGCTCATATCCTATATAAT from Punica granatum isolate Tunisia-2019 chromosome 2, ASM765513v2, whole genome shotgun sequence includes the following:
- the LOC116193800 gene encoding putative lipid-transfer protein DIR1, whose product is MDTRLNIIIMSVLLVVMAAVANSQTVCNVTVAELQSCLPAAKPPNPPPPTAACCFSLKHADFCCLYSYRDSPLLPSLGVDPKLALRIPDKCHLSHPPPSRC